The uncultured Bacteroides sp. genome has a segment encoding these proteins:
- a CDS encoding efflux RND transporter periplasmic adaptor subunit, whose translation MSKYRFFSRFFFVAFTIALVSCNGNKKPAEESKEAEVIPEDIVEMRSDQIKLADIQLGKIEMRSLSGTTKVNGLVSVAPQNLATVCAPMGGYVRKTSLIPGNPVHRGQVLAVIENPEFIDIQQNYLQARNKLKYAEADYKRQSELYKNDVSSQKTYQQVTTDYRNLKAEVNALKQKLSLIGINPAQLTESNIHRSAVITSPLTGYVKTVNVNLGKYVTPADIMFEVVNNDKLFLELTLFDKDAAQVDKGEKIRFFINNETEQHEAVVYQTGKSVSEDKTYKVYANVLGKCKNVLPGMYVNAVIETSGHSVASVPSDAVVSFDDKDYIFVFDKNKQEGGKPFTEYRMIEVRKGVTDSGFTEIILPEKFNISTAKVVVKGAYNLLSAKKNAGEMSC comes from the coding sequence ATGTCAAAATATAGATTTTTCTCACGATTCTTTTTTGTGGCTTTCACAATAGCTCTGGTATCGTGTAACGGCAATAAAAAGCCAGCCGAAGAGAGTAAGGAAGCTGAAGTAATTCCCGAGGATATTGTAGAGATGCGTTCCGACCAGATTAAGCTTGCAGATATTCAACTGGGAAAAATAGAGATGCGCTCTCTTAGCGGTACAACAAAAGTAAATGGTTTAGTTTCTGTTGCTCCCCAAAATCTGGCAACTGTATGTGCACCAATGGGAGGCTACGTAAGAAAGACTTCTTTAATTCCCGGTAATCCTGTTCATAGGGGGCAGGTACTTGCGGTTATTGAAAATCCGGAATTCATTGATATCCAGCAGAACTATCTTCAGGCAAGGAATAAGCTTAAGTATGCCGAGGCAGACTATAAACGTCAATCTGAACTTTACAAGAATGATGTGTCGTCTCAAAAAACTTATCAACAGGTCACCACTGATTACAGAAATCTTAAAGCAGAGGTAAACGCGCTGAAACAAAAGCTTTCTCTTATTGGCATTAATCCGGCCCAGCTTACAGAAAGTAATATTCATCGTTCGGCGGTGATAACATCTCCTTTGACCGGATACGTAAAGACGGTGAATGTAAACCTTGGGAAATATGTTACTCCGGCAGACATTATGTTTGAAGTGGTAAATAACGATAAATTATTCCTCGAGCTTACTTTATTTGATAAGGATGCAGCTCAGGTAGATAAAGGAGAAAAAATACGCTTCTTCATTAATAATGAGACAGAACAACACGAAGCTGTTGTATATCAAACCGGTAAGTCTGTTAGTGAAGACAAGACTTATAAAGTGTATGCCAATGTTCTTGGAAAGTGCAAAAACGTACTTCCCGGAATGTATGTGAATGCAGTTATCGAAACATCAGGTCATAGCGTTGCTTCTGTTCCGTCGGATGCTGTGGTTAGCTTTGATGATAAAGATTATATTTTTGTGTTCGACAAGAATAAGCAGGAAGGTGGCAAACCTTTTACCGAATATCGTATGATTGAAGTGCGTAAGGGTGTTACTGATAGTGGATTTACAGAAATTATATTGCCGGAGAAATTTAATATTAGCACTGCGAAGGTGGTTGTTAAAGGGGCATATAATCTGCTTTCTGCCAAGAAAAACGCAGGAGAGATGAGTTGCTAA
- a CDS encoding type 1 glutamine amidotransferase domain-containing protein has protein sequence MKILFVLTSHDQLGNTGHKTGFWIEEFAAPYYALSDAQASITIASPKGGQPPIDPKSSLPESQTPATVRFNKDEALQDKLAHSLKLSEVKMEDYDAVFYPGGHGPLWDLANDETSIRLIEAFYAANKPIAFVCHAPGVLIKAKAPNGEPLVKGKEVTGFSNSEEEAVLLNKIVPFLLEDEIKKLGGHYSKGHDWGSYIKKDGLLITGQNPASSEAVAEELMKALH, from the coding sequence ATGAAGATATTGTTTGTACTTACGTCCCACGATCAGCTGGGAAACACGGGACATAAAACCGGATTCTGGATAGAAGAGTTTGCAGCACCATATTATGCATTGTCAGATGCACAGGCTAGTATCACGATTGCTTCGCCAAAAGGCGGACAACCTCCTATTGACCCAAAAAGTTCATTGCCCGAGTCTCAAACTCCTGCTACCGTAAGATTCAATAAAGATGAAGCTTTGCAAGACAAGTTAGCCCACTCATTGAAATTGAGTGAAGTAAAAATGGAAGATTACGATGCAGTGTTCTACCCCGGCGGGCACGGTCCATTGTGGGACTTGGCCAATGATGAAACTTCCATCAGGTTAATTGAAGCATTCTATGCCGCCAACAAACCAATAGCATTTGTCTGCCACGCTCCGGGTGTGCTTATCAAGGCCAAAGCACCGAACGGCGAACCTTTGGTAAAGGGCAAAGAAGTGACGGGATTCTCTAATTCTGAGGAAGAGGCCGTGCTACTGAACAAGATTGTTCCCTTCTTGCTGGAAGATGAAATAAAAAAGCTAGGCGGCCATTACAGTAAAGGTCACGATTGGGGCTCGTACATAAAGAAAGATGGATTACTGATTACGGGACAAAACCCAGCCTCATCAGAAGCTGTAGCCGAGGAATTAATGAAAGCATTGCACTAA
- the metA gene encoding homoserine O-succinyltransferase codes for MPLNLPDKLPAIELLKEENIFVIDNSRASQQDIRPLKIVILNLMPIKITTETDLIRLLSNTPLQLEISFMKLKSHTSKNTPVEHMKAFYEDFEKMKKEKYDGMIVTGAPVEQMDYQDVTYWGEITEIFDWARTHVTSTLYICWAAQAGLYHYYGVPKYPLDKKKFGVFNHTPKDSLNPIFRGFDDVFYVPHSRHTEIRREDILKVPEIEILSESDEAGVYLVMGRNGREFFVTGHSEYSPLTLDEEYKRDLEKGLDIEIPCNYYRDNNPDNAPLVRWRGHANLLFSNWLNYFVYQETPFNIDDIK; via the coding sequence ATGCCGTTAAATTTACCTGATAAATTACCTGCCATTGAGCTGCTGAAGGAAGAGAATATCTTCGTGATTGATAATTCACGCGCCAGTCAGCAGGATATTCGTCCACTGAAGATTGTGATTCTCAATCTGATGCCGATAAAGATTACCACAGAAACCGATTTGATTCGCCTGTTGTCAAACACGCCTCTCCAATTGGAAATCTCTTTTATGAAGCTGAAAAGCCATACTTCGAAGAATACTCCCGTAGAGCACATGAAAGCTTTCTATGAAGACTTTGAAAAAATGAAAAAAGAGAAGTATGACGGTATGATTGTTACCGGTGCTCCTGTGGAACAAATGGATTACCAGGATGTTACTTACTGGGGCGAGATAACGGAAATCTTTGACTGGGCCCGTACTCACGTTACGTCTACACTTTATATCTGCTGGGCTGCACAAGCCGGGCTGTATCATTACTACGGCGTGCCCAAATATCCGCTGGATAAAAAGAAGTTTGGTGTGTTTAACCATACCCCAAAAGATTCCCTTAACCCAATTTTCCGTGGATTTGATGATGTGTTCTACGTGCCTCACAGTCGCCATACGGAAATTCGCCGGGAAGATATATTGAAAGTGCCCGAGATTGAGATTCTTTCTGAGTCTGATGAGGCTGGAGTATACTTGGTAATGGGAAGAAACGGAAGAGAGTTCTTCGTGACCGGACATTCAGAATACTCACCTCTTACGCTTGATGAGGAATATAAACGTGACCTTGAAAAGGGACTCGATATAGAAATACCTTGTAATTACTATCGCGATAATAATCCTGACAATGCACCGCTGGTTCGCTGGCGAGGCCATGCCAATCTGTTGTTTTCCAACTGGCTGAATTACTTTGTTTATCAGGAAACTCCGTTTAATATTGACGATATCAAATGA
- a CDS encoding U32 family peptidase has product MMKPRKIELLAPAKNLECGIEAINHGADAVYIGAPKFSARAAAGNTLEDIAALVEHAHLYNAKVHVALNTILRDDELKETEELIWELYKVGVDALIVQDMAITRMNLPPIALHASTQNDNRTPEKVQFMEATGFEQVVLPRELSLAEIKKIHEATDVALEVFVHGALCVSYSGQCYVSQALYGRSANRGECAQVCRLPFNLVDATGKVIVRNKHLLSLKDLNQSDHLEELLDAGVTSLKIEGRLKDVSYVKNVTAYYRKKLDEIIERRPEYIRASSGHCKYEFTPQLDKSFSRGATNYFLFNRSKDMSSMDTPKSLGEEMGTVKELRGNYLTVAGVKSFNNGDGVCFINEQGDLSGFRINKVETNKLFPHEMPDVKPRTVLYRNFDQEFEKLLARKSAERKIDVEINLTENNFGFTLSLKDEDGNAVSVTLPREKELARTPQADNLRNQLSKLGNTPFEAARIDVEFQENWFIPASALAELRREAVDKLLQTRKINFRRSSKKIVPTSHPFTKTELTYLGNVMNAEAESFYLDHGVKSVQPAFEKVPVEGATVMFCKYCIRYNMGYCPVHQGGKSPYTEPYYLTYKDKKFRLSFDCKKCEMKVINEQ; this is encoded by the coding sequence ATGATGAAACCAAGAAAAATAGAGTTGCTGGCTCCTGCAAAAAATCTGGAGTGTGGAATAGAAGCGATTAATCATGGGGCAGATGCGGTGTATATTGGTGCACCCAAATTCAGCGCGCGGGCTGCTGCCGGAAATACACTGGAAGATATTGCTGCATTGGTGGAGCATGCTCATTTGTATAATGCTAAAGTTCACGTTGCACTCAACACCATTCTTCGCGATGACGAGCTGAAGGAGACCGAAGAGTTGATTTGGGAACTATATAAAGTGGGGGTCGATGCGCTTATTGTACAGGATATGGCCATAACCCGAATGAATTTGCCGCCTATCGCCCTTCATGCAAGTACGCAGAATGACAACCGTACGCCTGAAAAGGTGCAGTTCATGGAAGCAACCGGATTTGAACAGGTGGTGCTTCCCCGAGAACTCTCCTTGGCAGAGATAAAGAAAATACATGAAGCTACTGATGTTGCTCTGGAAGTGTTTGTTCACGGCGCTTTGTGCGTGAGCTATAGCGGACAGTGCTACGTGAGTCAGGCTCTTTATGGCAGAAGTGCCAATAGGGGAGAGTGTGCACAGGTGTGTCGCCTTCCGTTTAACCTGGTTGATGCTACCGGAAAGGTGATTGTTCGCAACAAACACCTGCTTTCACTCAAAGACCTTAACCAGTCCGACCATCTTGAAGAACTGCTGGATGCAGGTGTTACTTCACTGAAAATAGAAGGACGACTGAAAGATGTATCTTATGTTAAGAATGTAACGGCCTATTATCGCAAGAAACTTGATGAGATAATTGAACGCCGGCCAGAATATATCCGGGCTTCTTCCGGACATTGCAAGTATGAATTTACTCCTCAGCTGGACAAGAGTTTCAGCCGTGGTGCTACCAATTATTTCCTATTCAATCGCTCCAAAGATATGTCCTCTATGGACACTCCGAAATCCTTGGGTGAGGAGATGGGAACGGTGAAAGAACTGCGTGGAAACTACCTTACCGTAGCAGGAGTCAAGTCGTTTAACAACGGCGATGGGGTATGTTTTATCAACGAACAGGGAGATCTCAGTGGTTTCCGCATTAACAAGGTAGAGACTAATAAACTCTTTCCTCACGAAATGCCGGATGTGAAACCCCGCACGGTTCTTTACCGGAATTTCGACCAGGAGTTCGAGAAACTATTGGCGCGTAAATCCGCAGAACGGAAGATTGATGTGGAGATTAACCTCACAGAAAATAACTTTGGCTTCACTCTTTCTCTGAAAGACGAAGATGGAAACGCCGTGAGTGTAACACTTCCCCGCGAGAAAGAGCTTGCACGCACTCCGCAGGCGGATAACCTTCGTAATCAGCTGAGTAAGCTTGGCAATACACCGTTTGAAGCTGCAAGAATTGATGTGGAGTTTCAGGAAAACTGGTTTATCCCGGCTTCAGCCCTGGCAGAATTAAGACGGGAGGCTGTTGATAAGTTGCTTCAGACAAGGAAGATTAATTTCCGCCGTTCATCAAAGAAAATTGTTCCTACCAGTCATCCGTTTACGAAAACCGAACTTACCTATCTGGGCAACGTGATGAATGCTGAGGCTGAGTCGTTCTATCTGGATCATGGGGTGAAGAGTGTTCAGCCTGCCTTCGAAAAAGTTCCGGTAGAAGGCGCCACGGTGATGTTCTGTAAGTACTGCATTCGCTATAATATGGGTTATTGTCCTGTTCATCAGGGAGGAAAATCGCCCTATACAGAGCCATATTATCTGACATACAAGGATAAAAAGTTCCGCTTATCGTTTGATTGCAAGAAATGTGAGATGAAAGTGATTAATGAACAATAA
- a CDS encoding TonB-dependent receptor plug domain-containing protein codes for MKRNVLLLLVLLIAIHLQAGDIIGKDTTNSIRIKEIVVTASPKESKHFRQLPVTVSTISQHEMQACQVNSLKSMNGIVPNLFIPDYGSRLTSAIYIRGIGSRINTPSVGLYVDDIPYIDKSAFDFNFSDIESIEVLRGPQSTLYGRNAMGGLIKLHTKSPFSYQGTDLKLSAGTYDSYSASLTHYHRVSDKFAFSADGFYDKSGGFFNNVYLNKKADPFSDGGGRIRSIWLPKENLKLDLNVSYEYSDQGGYPYAKYDKTTGKTGDVSTNLESTYYRGLLNAGLNISYQTRNYTMSAMTSFQNLKDRMFMDQDFTAANMYSITQKQKQNTVTEEIVFKSTANKRYEYVCGAFGFYQSQNTNSPVNFGSDFLIASRMYPSVKSLSVPGEYDTPTMGAALFHQSTFNNILFKGLSASIGLRLDYEKTKISYNTNATINSQPMQTTILTGDAKDDYLQLLPKLALKYDFNDNKLGNVYASISKGYRSGGYNYQMFADLVQGLMMASPASDYTSSNVDVKSSIIYKPEYTWSYEAGTHLSLLDNKLTADLAAFYMDTRDQQIVKFAPSGLGRMTVNAGHSASLGAEASARAIITNALSLNASYGYTHATFKDYIGQVKNQQQQIVSVDYKDNYVPMIPQNTFSLGGEYAFTFQNCFINKLVFNAQYNGVGRIYWTESNDLTQKSYGLLNGKIGITMNKVQVDFWGRNLTDKSYATFGFVSSSNTFMQKGRPMQAGVDLRYRF; via the coding sequence ATGAAAAGAAATGTATTACTGCTTTTAGTTTTATTAATCGCAATTCATTTACAGGCAGGTGATATTATCGGAAAAGATACCACTAATAGTATAAGGATAAAAGAGATTGTTGTTACGGCTTCTCCCAAAGAGTCAAAACACTTCCGCCAGCTTCCTGTAACAGTTTCAACAATCTCTCAGCATGAGATGCAGGCCTGTCAGGTGAACTCTCTGAAAAGTATGAATGGAATTGTGCCTAATCTCTTTATTCCTGATTATGGTTCCCGGTTGACTTCCGCCATTTATATCCGCGGAATTGGTTCCAGAATAAACACTCCTTCTGTGGGACTGTATGTAGATGATATTCCTTATATAGATAAATCGGCCTTCGACTTCAACTTCTCGGACATTGAAAGTATTGAAGTGTTGCGCGGACCGCAAAGCACTCTTTATGGAAGGAATGCAATGGGTGGATTAATCAAGTTACACACCAAATCACCCTTCAGTTATCAGGGAACCGACCTTAAATTAAGTGCCGGAACTTATGATAGTTATTCAGCTTCATTGACACACTATCACCGCGTAAGTGATAAGTTTGCTTTCTCGGCAGACGGTTTTTATGATAAAAGTGGAGGATTCTTCAATAATGTATATCTGAATAAGAAAGCTGATCCGTTTAGTGATGGCGGCGGAAGAATACGCAGCATCTGGTTACCAAAGGAGAATTTGAAACTGGACTTGAATGTAAGTTATGAATATAGTGATCAGGGAGGTTATCCTTATGCTAAATACGATAAAACAACAGGTAAGACAGGCGATGTTTCAACTAATCTAGAGAGCACCTACTACCGCGGACTGCTGAATGCCGGTCTTAACATCAGTTATCAGACAAGAAACTATACTATGAGTGCAATGACCAGTTTCCAGAACCTAAAGGACAGAATGTTCATGGATCAGGACTTTACAGCGGCAAATATGTACTCCATCACTCAGAAACAGAAGCAAAATACCGTAACAGAAGAGATTGTTTTCAAATCAACAGCCAATAAGAGATATGAATATGTATGTGGTGCCTTTGGCTTTTACCAGTCACAGAACACAAACTCGCCGGTAAATTTCGGAAGTGACTTTTTAATTGCCAGCCGCATGTATCCGTCCGTAAAATCATTATCCGTTCCCGGAGAATATGACACTCCTACTATGGGGGCTGCCCTGTTCCATCAATCAACCTTTAACAACATATTGTTCAAAGGACTATCGGCCAGCATTGGTCTGCGCCTGGATTATGAGAAAACAAAGATCAGTTACAACACAAATGCCACCATAAATAGTCAGCCAATGCAAACAACCATTCTCACGGGTGATGCTAAAGATGACTACCTGCAATTACTCCCCAAGCTTGCACTTAAATACGATTTTAATGATAATAAATTGGGCAATGTCTATGCTTCCATCAGCAAAGGATATCGTTCGGGAGGTTATAATTACCAGATGTTTGCCGACCTTGTGCAAGGGTTAATGATGGCCAGTCCGGCTTCGGACTACACATCATCTAATGTTGATGTAAAAAGCTCCATTATCTATAAACCGGAATATACCTGGAGTTATGAAGCAGGTACTCACCTGTCTTTATTGGACAATAAGCTGACAGCCGATCTTGCAGCCTTTTATATGGATACAAGAGACCAGCAAATAGTTAAGTTTGCCCCTAGTGGTTTAGGAAGAATGACAGTAAATGCGGGACACAGCGCCAGCCTTGGAGCAGAAGCAAGTGCTCGCGCAATCATTACCAATGCATTGAGTCTGAATGCTTCCTACGGATATACTCATGCCACCTTCAAAGATTACATAGGACAAGTGAAGAACCAGCAGCAACAGATTGTATCTGTTGACTACAAGGACAATTATGTACCAATGATTCCGCAGAACACATTCAGCCTTGGCGGTGAATATGCTTTCACATTCCAGAACTGCTTTATCAATAAATTAGTGTTCAACGCCCAGTATAATGGCGTTGGCAGAATATACTGGACAGAAAGCAACGACCTGACACAGAAATCTTACGGATTGCTGAACGGTAAGATTGGAATTACCATGAACAAAGTACAGGTTGACTTCTGGGGAAGAAATCTTACCGATAAATCTTACGCAACATTCGGTTTTGTTTCCAGCTCAAACACCTTTATGCAAAAAGGCAGACCTATGCAAGCTGGCGTTGATTTAAGATATAGATTCTAA
- a CDS encoding helix-turn-helix transcriptional regulator: MDNLEIAIIDANTLTCIGLRNLLEKLLPKAIIRIFPDFPVFADDTPDMYTHYFISSQTYILYNPFFLPRKEKTIIMMHGSGNHTFPASNHIVNIFLPENKLTAELMKFFSDNPNKMEILPSDNDLSAREIEVLILVTKGLINKEIADKLNISLTTVISHRKNITEKLGIKSVSGLTIYAVMNGYVSPDRI; this comes from the coding sequence ATGGATAATTTAGAGATTGCAATTATAGATGCCAATACACTTACTTGCATTGGTTTAAGGAATCTACTGGAGAAACTGCTGCCCAAAGCCATTATCCGTATTTTTCCTGATTTCCCGGTCTTTGCAGATGATACGCCGGATATGTATACACACTATTTCATATCCTCACAGACCTATATTCTTTACAATCCATTCTTCCTGCCCCGTAAAGAAAAAACAATAATTATGATGCATGGATCAGGGAATCATACATTCCCTGCTTCCAATCATATTGTAAATATATTCCTGCCAGAGAACAAGTTAACTGCAGAATTAATGAAGTTCTTCTCTGATAATCCTAATAAAATGGAGATTCTCCCATCGGATAATGATCTTTCCGCAAGGGAAATAGAGGTATTAATACTTGTCACTAAGGGATTAATTAACAAAGAAATAGCCGATAAACTAAATATCAGTCTCACAACAGTAATCTCTCACCGCAAGAACATTACTGAAAAGCTGGGCATAAAGTCGGTTTCCGGACTTACTATTTATGCCGTAATGAACGGATATGTTTCACCAGACAGGATATAG
- a CDS encoding FAD-dependent protein, protein MIQEIQLRILPEIAANEQRLKEYISKEKEISLKQFNAVRILKRSIDARQRTVFVNLKVRAYINEMPRDDEFTRTTYNNVENAPQVIVVGAGPGGLFAALRLIEQGIKPIVVERGKNVHDRKLDIARISREHIVDPESNYSFGEGGAGAYSDGKLYTRSKKRGNTEKILNVFCQHGASTSILVDAHPHIGTDKLPRVIENMRNTILECGGEVHFETRMDALIIENNEVKGIETNTGKTLLGPVILATGHSARDVYRWLAANNVDIEAKGIAVGVRLEHPQELIDQIQYHNKEGRGDYLPAAEYSFVTQVEGRGVYSFCMCPGGFVVPAASAPEQVVVNGMSPSNRGSKWSNSGMVVEIHPEDFPEYAKYGPLALMEFQEELEHQCWMQGGRRQTAPAQRMVDFTRSKLGATLPDSSYSPGLVSSPLHFWMPPFITKRLSQGLQQFGQYSHGFLTNEATMIGVETRTSSPVRIIRDSESLQHVTIKGLFPCGEGAGYAGGIVSAGIDGERCAESAAQYAKAI, encoded by the coding sequence ATGATACAAGAAATACAATTACGTATTTTACCTGAGATCGCAGCCAATGAGCAGCGATTAAAAGAATATATATCAAAGGAAAAAGAAATTTCTTTGAAACAGTTTAATGCCGTTCGTATTCTGAAACGAAGCATTGACGCCCGCCAACGTACGGTCTTCGTAAACTTAAAGGTGCGTGCTTACATCAATGAGATGCCAAGGGATGATGAGTTTACACGTACTACATACAATAATGTAGAGAATGCCCCGCAGGTAATTGTGGTTGGTGCAGGTCCCGGCGGACTTTTCGCCGCTCTCCGTTTGATTGAGCAAGGAATAAAACCTATTGTTGTGGAACGTGGAAAGAACGTGCACGACCGTAAACTAGATATTGCCAGGATTTCACGCGAACATATTGTTGATCCCGAATCAAACTATAGCTTTGGTGAAGGTGGAGCAGGTGCTTATTCGGATGGAAAGCTTTATACCCGGAGCAAAAAAAGGGGAAATACAGAGAAAATTCTGAATGTGTTCTGCCAGCACGGGGCAAGCACCTCTATTCTTGTCGACGCTCATCCGCATATTGGCACGGACAAACTGCCAAGAGTGATTGAAAACATGCGCAACACAATCCTGGAATGTGGCGGTGAAGTGCATTTCGAGACACGAATGGATGCTCTGATTATAGAGAACAATGAAGTAAAAGGCATAGAAACAAATACAGGAAAAACCTTATTGGGCCCGGTAATTCTGGCAACAGGTCACTCTGCCCGCGATGTTTATCGTTGGTTGGCCGCCAATAATGTAGATATTGAAGCAAAAGGAATTGCTGTCGGTGTGCGACTGGAGCACCCACAAGAACTGATTGACCAGATACAATACCACAACAAAGAAGGAAGAGGTGACTATCTTCCGGCAGCGGAATACAGCTTTGTTACTCAGGTTGAAGGCAGAGGCGTATATAGTTTCTGTATGTGTCCGGGAGGTTTCGTTGTTCCCGCAGCCAGTGCACCTGAACAAGTGGTAGTGAACGGTATGTCTCCATCCAACCGTGGCTCAAAGTGGAGTAATTCGGGTATGGTAGTTGAGATACATCCCGAGGATTTCCCGGAATATGCTAAGTATGGTCCATTAGCTTTGATGGAATTTCAGGAAGAACTGGAGCATCAATGCTGGATGCAAGGCGGAAGGCGACAAACAGCTCCGGCACAACGGATGGTAGATTTTACCAGAAGTAAATTAGGTGCTACCTTGCCCGACTCATCTTATAGTCCCGGCCTGGTATCTTCTCCTCTTCATTTCTGGATGCCACCATTTATAACTAAAAGGCTATCACAAGGATTACAGCAATTCGGACAATATTCACACGGATTCTTAACCAATGAAGCAACGATGATCGGAGTAGAAACACGAACTTCTTCACCGGTGCGCATTATTCGTGACTCAGAGTCTTTGCAACATGTCACCATCAAAGGATTATTCCCCTGCGGAGAAGGTGCCGGATATGCCGGAGGCATTGTTTCTGCCGGGATTGACGGTGAACGATGTGCCGAAAGTGCTGCTCAATACGCCAAGGCTATCTAA
- the radA gene encoding DNA repair protein RadA gives MAKDKTVYVCSNCGQDSPKWVGKCPSCGEWNTYVEEIVHKEATNKRPVSGIEMPKAKPISLCDITTSDEPRIDLKDEELNRVLGGGLVPGSLVLIGGEPGIGKSTLVLQTVLRMSNRRILYVSGEESARQLKLRADRIQQQSSDCLIVCETSLEQIYVHIKNTRPELVIIDSIQTISTETIESSPGSIAQVRECAASILKFAKETNTPVLLIGHINKEGSIAGPKVLEHIVDTVLQFEGDQHYMYRILRSIKNRFGSTSELGIYEMRQDGLRQVNNPSELLLSPDHEGMSGVAIASAIEGVRPFLIETQALVSSAAYGMPQRSATGFDLRRMNMLLAVLEKRVGFKLAQKDVFLNIAGGLKVSDPAIDLSVISAILSSNMDTEIEREVCLAGEVGLSGEIRPVNRIEQRIGEAEKLGFKRIILPKHNLQGLDKKKINIELVPVRKVEEAFRCLFG, from the coding sequence ATGGCAAAAGACAAAACCGTATATGTATGCTCTAACTGCGGACAGGATTCACCGAAATGGGTAGGGAAATGCCCTTCTTGCGGGGAGTGGAATACGTACGTTGAGGAAATTGTGCATAAAGAAGCAACCAATAAACGTCCTGTTTCGGGGATTGAAATGCCCAAAGCAAAGCCTATATCCTTGTGTGATATTACCACATCCGACGAACCTCGGATAGATTTAAAGGATGAGGAGCTGAACAGGGTGTTGGGTGGCGGACTGGTACCAGGTTCGTTAGTGCTGATTGGTGGAGAACCGGGAATAGGTAAGTCTACCCTGGTATTGCAAACAGTTCTTCGGATGTCCAATCGCCGTATTCTTTATGTCTCCGGCGAAGAAAGCGCTCGCCAGTTAAAGCTCCGAGCCGACCGCATTCAACAACAGTCGTCAGATTGCCTGATTGTTTGCGAAACCTCACTGGAACAAATTTATGTTCACATTAAAAACACTCGTCCCGAGCTGGTTATTATTGATTCCATACAGACTATTTCCACAGAAACCATAGAATCTTCACCGGGCAGCATTGCACAAGTACGTGAATGTGCAGCTTCTATCCTGAAGTTTGCTAAAGAGACCAATACTCCTGTGTTGCTTATTGGCCATATTAATAAGGAGGGCAGCATTGCCGGGCCGAAAGTGCTGGAACATATTGTGGACACTGTACTTCAGTTTGAAGGAGATCAGCATTACATGTACCGCATTCTTCGCTCCATAAAGAACCGCTTTGGAAGTACCTCGGAACTGGGCATTTATGAAATGAGACAAGATGGTTTGCGACAGGTAAACAATCCTTCGGAACTACTCTTATCACCCGACCACGAAGGAATGAGCGGTGTAGCTATTGCTTCTGCCATTGAGGGAGTTCGCCCGTTTCTTATTGAGACACAAGCTCTTGTCAGCTCGGCTGCTTATGGAATGCCACAGCGTTCTGCCACAGGTTTCGATCTTCGCCGCATGAACATGCTACTGGCTGTGCTTGAGAAACGAGTAGGATTTAAATTGGCTCAGAAAGATGTCTTTTTAAACATTGCCGGAGGATTGAAAGTAAGCGATCCGGCCATTGACCTTTCTGTAATCAGCGCCATTCTTTCATCAAACATGGATACAGAGATAGAACGAGAAGTTTGTTTGGCAGGAGAAGTTGGTCTGTCGGGTGAAATTCGCCCGGTGAACCGTATTGAACAACGAATTGGCGAAGCAGAAAAGCTTGGTTTCAAACGAATTATCCTCCCCAAACATAACTTGCAAGGATTGGACAAAAAGAAAATAAACATTGAATTGGTTCCGGTAAGAAAGGTAGAAGAAGCTTTCCGTTGCCTGTTTGGATAA